The proteins below come from a single Kryptolebias marmoratus isolate JLee-2015 linkage group LG12, ASM164957v2, whole genome shotgun sequence genomic window:
- the lmtk2 gene encoding serine/threonine-protein kinase LMTK2 isoform X2 — MERRRGSVLLLVCGIFLSAFWLSEAAPLQYVYRSGDTSSVSLYLSLVVSLMVLVALVVLVLNCVTCCKEREINFKEFEDHFDDEIDFTPPAEDTPSMHPPAEVYTLDVSPVPLPGPPHLQPLASITEASVGFKVGRHSLSYIQEIGHGWFGQVILSEIYTDPGGSRVVVKELKANASAKEGNDFLQQQGDPYRVLQHPNLLQCLGQCVEAIPFLLVFEYCEMGDLRSFLSQQDWALRNGELLQLQRMACEIAAGVTHLHKHNFLHSDLALRNCYLTADLTVKVGDYGVGPYRYKEDYVITEDDVFAPLRWLAPELVGERHGGVITLEQTKSGNVWALGVTLWELFESAAQPYPHLSDREVLNHVIKEQQVKLFKPQLELPYSDRWYEVLQFCWLSPERRATAEEVHRLLIYLRMQGQKDIEEDFEQRWDALKPNTSTRQTVSHSSFPILEQFADDALRQELDEVLTVTETSKGLSFEYVWEAAKHDHYDGNHGGSGMDTTLNYHSMFFPVSREDIQAHFPDSSAGAGGTESGNTPSGVPGIVPVFDPQKSSNGNEYYIQLEEQGESVVGEDGNEGQDMGFSTNQKDFVVLQDARLDESSTDADFFHQSIDSKDSYLPDSHIWSSLENDSPYHTNIFTEDGSKQEESPPWRQNFLELPERSGNPFHEGASEVQEVRPSQSFGGSFLEEPPHLSRSLEGEGGDTVEKRLFSPEKLADNYSFLRDQNLMKDCSSFPSSQQTFLLPGLVHEPEETFKMNSWDNLETSGSLNTADAYFKPAASSTFSTHELSDSRSTSLEQIYQSVVGNETLVPSITVVTDDNMPDQLPVRNGSSTESLNLPQSSDRCVDSGFDSTSERFEPIITFSDSAITDSLCTDAKISSLDDDLEASKAMGTKISDNLQIHASSSENGQNEDLTSNDPLSELIEDADIDLETNLSDHEESFMESNGHPLVNSSLLVSGPSLDQISQDSLLEDSMSTTAPTMDNAAETPDSSDSLDIHRLGEQGEELNAPTAQDKLQAPYKISDSGYETENLESPEWNSQPNVEDSSPVKNGIGITKEEESEELAASANLVPPRIVISEVEGGLNPPSEDQQPDHVAPAEEPLIGSNYRDSAYFSDNESETEKKSEEMPAGNAVEVMWLRNSESPTLEHDKERDVDTLFSQQDSSVRADQLSELGGTAGVCAEEMLPETASGVTEKHPSEVAEPINSHSEDENEPKLFGNTVPDQLSPSEDPEASTLPASATTSTPAPEGAVHAKLTRTYATDIHKIKEPDVEGRYLGRCDGSGLDGLEDGVDADEEDENSDDSDDDMRAYQLRSSSSESEDESVHPVPIIISDDSSAKNLKSLLKPTTLNIEASSPPFSERSNAENSRRAVSFFDDVTVYLFDQETPTKELSDHSLGSSSQTPEFSSPVSTSSYLNRFANSESSTDEEGGGFEWDDDFTSPAPAFLPKSDKEPVSKVISSTTPALGRVLEPSWSGSSTYSRFSISPASIASFSLTHLTDSDIEQGGSSEDGEKD, encoded by the exons GGGACACTTCATCTGTGTCTCTCTACCTGTCCCTGGTGGTGTCCTTGATGGTGCTGGTGGCCTTGGTGGTGTTGGTATTGAACTGTGTGACTTGCTGCAAAGAAAGGGAGATCAACTTCAAG GAGTTTGAGGACCACTTTGACGATGAGATCGACTTCACCCCCCCAGCAGAGGACACGCCCTCTATGCATCCTCCAGCCGAGGTGTACACCCTCGACGTGTCCCCTGTGCCGCTGCCTGGACCCCCACATCTCCAACCTCTCGCCAGCATTACAG AGGCATCCGTTGGCTTCAAAGTAGGGCGTCACAGTTTGAGTTACATCCAAGAGATTGGCCACGGATGGTTTGgtcag GTTATTCTGAGTGAAATCTACACAGACCCGGGAGGAAGCAGAGTGGTGGTGAAGGAGTTAAAAGCGAACGCAAGTGCCAAGGAAGGGAATGACTTTCTGCAGCAGCAAGGGGATCCATACAG GGTGCTGCAGCATCCAAACCTCCTCCAGTGCCTCGGACAGTGCGTCGAGGCTATTCCCTTCCTGCTTGTTTTTGAGTACTGTGAAATG GGGGATCTGCGGAGCTTCCTGTCTCAGCAGGACTGGGCGCTGAGAAACggcgagctgctgcagctgcagaggatgGCCTGCGAGATTGCTGCTGGTGTCACGCACCTCCACAAACACAACTTCCTGCACAG TGATCTGGCCCTGAGGAACTGCTACCTGACTGCAGATCTTACAGTCAAAGTGGGGGATTATGGTGTCGGACCCTACAGATACAAA GAGGATTACGTCATCACAGAGGATGACGTGTTTGCGCCCCTTCGGTGGTTGGCTCCCGAGCTGGTGGGGGAACGCCATGGGGGTGTCATCACTTTGGAGCAGACCAAGTCCGGCAATGTGTG GGCCTTAGGGGTCACGTTATGGGAGCTGTTTGAGAGCGCAGCTCAGCCGTACCCGCATCTGTCTGACCGGGAGGTCCTGAACCATGTCATCAAGGAGCAACAAGTCAAACTGTTTAAGCCACAGCTAGAGCTTCCTTATTCTGACAGATG GTATGAGGTCTTGCAGTTTTGCTGGCTGTCTCCAGAAAGGAGGGCCACAGCAGAGGAAGTACATCGTTTGCTCATCTATCTCCGCATGCAAGGCCAAAAGGACATAGAGGAAGACTTTGAGCAGCGCTGGGATGCGCTGAAGCCGAACACGTCCACACGGCAGACTGTTAGCCATTCCTCTTTCCCAATCTTGGAGCAGTTCGCCGATGATGCCCTGCGACAAGAGCTAGATGAAGTTCTGACTGTCACAGAAACGAGCAAAGGTCTCAGCTTTGAGTATGTTTGGGAGGCAGCCAAGCACGACCACTACGACGGCAACCACGGAGGTTCAGGCATGGACACGACACTGAACTACCACAGCATGTTCTTTCCCGTTTCCAGGGAAGACATCCAGGCTCATTTCCCAGATTCTTCAGCTGGGGCAGGAGGGACAGAAAGTGGGAACACTCCTTCGGGAGTTCCCGGGATTGTGCCGGTGTTTGATCCGCAAAAGTCATCCAACGGGAATGAATATTACATCCAACTGGAGGAACAAGGGGAGAGTGTCGTTGGGGAGGATGGAAATGAAGGACAAGACATGGGCTTTTCTACAAATCAGAAAGATTTTGTCGTTCTTCAGGACGCCCGTCTGGATGAGTCGAGCACAGATGCAGACTTTTTCCACCAGAGCATCGACTCCAAGGACTCGTATTTACCTGACAGCCACATCTGGTCGTCTCTTGAAAATGACAGTCCTTACCACACCAACATTTTCACTGAAGACGGATCAAAGCAGGAGGAATCTCCACCCTGGAGACAGAATTTCCTGGAGCTTCCAGAGCGCAGCGGGAACCCGTTCCACGAAGGCGCTTCAGAGGTCCAAGAAGTGAGGCCAAGTCAAAGCTTTGGGGGTTCTTTTTTAGAGGAGCCCCCTCACCTGTCCCGTTCgttggagggggaggggggggacacAGTTGAGAAGAGGCTTTTCAGCCCTGAGAAACTGGCCGACAACTATTCGTTTCTCAGAGACCAGAACCTGATGAAAGACTGCTCCAGCTTCCCAAGTTCCCAGCAGACTTTCCTTTTACCCGGCCTGGTCCACGAGCCAGAGGAAACGTTCAAAATGAATTCTTGGGACAACCTGGAGACTTCGGGCAGCTTAAACACAGCGGATGCATACTTCAAACCTGCAGCGAGTAGCACATTCTCAACACATGAACTTTCCGACTCTCGGAGTACCAGCTTGGAGCAGATTTACCAGTCTGTGGTAGGAAATGAAACTCTGGTGCCTTCCATTACAGTGGTCACAGACGATAACATGCCCGACCAGCTGCCCGTTAGAAACGGTTCTTCCACTGAAAGCCTCAATCTGCCGCAGTCTTCAGACAGATGTGTGGACTCTGGTTTTGATTCTACCTCAGAGAGGTTTGAGCCCATCATTACATTCTCTGACAGTGCCATTACGGACTCATTGTGCACAGATGCCAAAATTTCCAGCCTCGACGATGACCTCGAAGCCTCAAAGGCCATGGGAACCAAAATCTCCGACAACCTGCAAATTCACGCATCATCTTCAGAAAATGGACAGAATGAAGACCTAACAAGTAATGACCCGCTGAGCGAGCTGATTGAGGACGCAGACATAGATCTGGAAACGAATCTCTCTGATCACGAGGAGTCCTTCATGGAAAGTAATGGACATCCTCTTGTAAACTCTTCTCTCCTGGTTTCTGGTCCGTCTTTAGATCAGATCAGCCAGGACAGTCTGCTGGAGGACAGCATGTCTACCACCGCTCCAACTATGGACAACGCAGCTGAGACGCCAGACTCTTCAGACTCTCTGGACATCCACAGACTGGGAGAGCAGGGAGAGGAGCTAAACGCTCCGACAGCTCAAGACAAACTTCAGGCTCCGTATAAAATCTCAGACAGCGGGTATGAGACTGAGAACCTGGAGTCTCCTGAGTGGAACTCTCAGCCAAACGTGGAGGACAGCTCTCCTGTCAAAAATGGCATCGGCATTACCAAAGAAGAAGAGTCGGAGGAGCTCGCGGCTTCTGCAAATTTGGTTCCACCGAGAATAGTTATCTCAGAAGTAGAGGGTGGGTTAAACCCTCCCAGTGAGGATCAGCAGCCAGATCATGTAGCTCCTGCAGAGGAACCACTTATAGGTAGCAATTATCGAGACTCTGCGTACTTCTCTGACAATGAGTCCGAAACCGAGAAGAAGTCTGAAGAAATGCCAGCAGGAAACGCTGTTGAAGTCATGTGGTTGAGGAACTCTGAAAGTCCGACTCTGGAACACGACAAGGAAAGAGATGTGGACACGTTATTTTCTCAGCAAGACTCTTCTGTACGTGCTGACCAACTTTCTGAGCTTGGAGGCACGGCTGGTGTCTGTGCTGAGGAGATGCTTCCGGAGACGGCTTCGGGTGTCACAGAGAAACATCCGAGCGAGGTGGCAGAACCAATCAACAGCCACAGCGAAGATGAAAACGAACCAAAGCTCTTCGGCAACACAGTTCCAGACCAGTTGAGTCCATCCGAAGATCCAGAAGCCTCAACTCTGCCAGCCTCCGCCACCACATCAACCCCGGCACCGGAGGGCGCAGTTCACGCCAAGCTGACCAGGACGTACGCCACCGACATCCATAAAATCAAAGAGCCCGACGTGGAGGGGCGGTACCTGGGGAGGTGCGACGGCTCGGGCTTGGACGGACTGGAAGACGGCGTGGACGCCGACGAGGAGGACGAGAACAGCGACGACTCCGACGACGACATGCGTGCGTACCAGCTGCGCAGCTCCAGCTCAGAAAGCGAGGACGAAAGCGTGCACCCGGTGCCGATTATCATATCGGACGACAGCAGCGCGAAGAACCTGAAGAGCTTGTTGAAACCCACAACTCTGAACATCGAAGCGTCGTCTCCCCCGTTTTCTGAGAGGAGCAACGCCGAGAACTCCAGGAGAGCGGTGTCTTTCTTTGATGATGTCACAGTCTACCTATTTGACCAG GAGACCCCCACTAAGGAGCTCAGTGACCACTCGTTAGGCTCGAGCAGTCAGACGCCAGAGTTCAGCAGCCCGGTGTCCACGTCCAGCTACCTGAACCGCTTTGCTAACTCCGAAAGCTCAACAGATGAAGAGG GCGGAGGCTTTGAGTGGGACGATGACTTCACCTCCCCGGCGCCGGCCTTCCTGCCCAAGTCTGACAAGGAGCCCGTCTCCAAGGTGATTTCCTCTACGACCCCTGCACTCGGGCGAGTGCTGGAGCCCAGCTGGAGCGGCTCCTCGACGTACTCCCGCTTCTCCATCTCGCCGGCAAGCATCGCCAGcttctctctcacacacctCACCGACTCCGACATCGAACAAGGAG GAAGCAGCGAGGATGGAGAAAAAGACTAG
- the lmtk2 gene encoding serine/threonine-protein kinase LMTK2 isoform X1, producing MERRRGSVLLLVCGIFLSAFWLSEAAPLQYVYRSGEATHGDTSSVSLYLSLVVSLMVLVALVVLVLNCVTCCKEREINFKEFEDHFDDEIDFTPPAEDTPSMHPPAEVYTLDVSPVPLPGPPHLQPLASITEASVGFKVGRHSLSYIQEIGHGWFGQVILSEIYTDPGGSRVVVKELKANASAKEGNDFLQQQGDPYRVLQHPNLLQCLGQCVEAIPFLLVFEYCEMGDLRSFLSQQDWALRNGELLQLQRMACEIAAGVTHLHKHNFLHSDLALRNCYLTADLTVKVGDYGVGPYRYKEDYVITEDDVFAPLRWLAPELVGERHGGVITLEQTKSGNVWALGVTLWELFESAAQPYPHLSDREVLNHVIKEQQVKLFKPQLELPYSDRWYEVLQFCWLSPERRATAEEVHRLLIYLRMQGQKDIEEDFEQRWDALKPNTSTRQTVSHSSFPILEQFADDALRQELDEVLTVTETSKGLSFEYVWEAAKHDHYDGNHGGSGMDTTLNYHSMFFPVSREDIQAHFPDSSAGAGGTESGNTPSGVPGIVPVFDPQKSSNGNEYYIQLEEQGESVVGEDGNEGQDMGFSTNQKDFVVLQDARLDESSTDADFFHQSIDSKDSYLPDSHIWSSLENDSPYHTNIFTEDGSKQEESPPWRQNFLELPERSGNPFHEGASEVQEVRPSQSFGGSFLEEPPHLSRSLEGEGGDTVEKRLFSPEKLADNYSFLRDQNLMKDCSSFPSSQQTFLLPGLVHEPEETFKMNSWDNLETSGSLNTADAYFKPAASSTFSTHELSDSRSTSLEQIYQSVVGNETLVPSITVVTDDNMPDQLPVRNGSSTESLNLPQSSDRCVDSGFDSTSERFEPIITFSDSAITDSLCTDAKISSLDDDLEASKAMGTKISDNLQIHASSSENGQNEDLTSNDPLSELIEDADIDLETNLSDHEESFMESNGHPLVNSSLLVSGPSLDQISQDSLLEDSMSTTAPTMDNAAETPDSSDSLDIHRLGEQGEELNAPTAQDKLQAPYKISDSGYETENLESPEWNSQPNVEDSSPVKNGIGITKEEESEELAASANLVPPRIVISEVEGGLNPPSEDQQPDHVAPAEEPLIGSNYRDSAYFSDNESETEKKSEEMPAGNAVEVMWLRNSESPTLEHDKERDVDTLFSQQDSSVRADQLSELGGTAGVCAEEMLPETASGVTEKHPSEVAEPINSHSEDENEPKLFGNTVPDQLSPSEDPEASTLPASATTSTPAPEGAVHAKLTRTYATDIHKIKEPDVEGRYLGRCDGSGLDGLEDGVDADEEDENSDDSDDDMRAYQLRSSSSESEDESVHPVPIIISDDSSAKNLKSLLKPTTLNIEASSPPFSERSNAENSRRAVSFFDDVTVYLFDQETPTKELSDHSLGSSSQTPEFSSPVSTSSYLNRFANSESSTDEEGGGFEWDDDFTSPAPAFLPKSDKEPVSKVISSTTPALGRVLEPSWSGSSTYSRFSISPASIASFSLTHLTDSDIEQGGSSEDGEKD from the exons GGGACACTTCATCTGTGTCTCTCTACCTGTCCCTGGTGGTGTCCTTGATGGTGCTGGTGGCCTTGGTGGTGTTGGTATTGAACTGTGTGACTTGCTGCAAAGAAAGGGAGATCAACTTCAAG GAGTTTGAGGACCACTTTGACGATGAGATCGACTTCACCCCCCCAGCAGAGGACACGCCCTCTATGCATCCTCCAGCCGAGGTGTACACCCTCGACGTGTCCCCTGTGCCGCTGCCTGGACCCCCACATCTCCAACCTCTCGCCAGCATTACAG AGGCATCCGTTGGCTTCAAAGTAGGGCGTCACAGTTTGAGTTACATCCAAGAGATTGGCCACGGATGGTTTGgtcag GTTATTCTGAGTGAAATCTACACAGACCCGGGAGGAAGCAGAGTGGTGGTGAAGGAGTTAAAAGCGAACGCAAGTGCCAAGGAAGGGAATGACTTTCTGCAGCAGCAAGGGGATCCATACAG GGTGCTGCAGCATCCAAACCTCCTCCAGTGCCTCGGACAGTGCGTCGAGGCTATTCCCTTCCTGCTTGTTTTTGAGTACTGTGAAATG GGGGATCTGCGGAGCTTCCTGTCTCAGCAGGACTGGGCGCTGAGAAACggcgagctgctgcagctgcagaggatgGCCTGCGAGATTGCTGCTGGTGTCACGCACCTCCACAAACACAACTTCCTGCACAG TGATCTGGCCCTGAGGAACTGCTACCTGACTGCAGATCTTACAGTCAAAGTGGGGGATTATGGTGTCGGACCCTACAGATACAAA GAGGATTACGTCATCACAGAGGATGACGTGTTTGCGCCCCTTCGGTGGTTGGCTCCCGAGCTGGTGGGGGAACGCCATGGGGGTGTCATCACTTTGGAGCAGACCAAGTCCGGCAATGTGTG GGCCTTAGGGGTCACGTTATGGGAGCTGTTTGAGAGCGCAGCTCAGCCGTACCCGCATCTGTCTGACCGGGAGGTCCTGAACCATGTCATCAAGGAGCAACAAGTCAAACTGTTTAAGCCACAGCTAGAGCTTCCTTATTCTGACAGATG GTATGAGGTCTTGCAGTTTTGCTGGCTGTCTCCAGAAAGGAGGGCCACAGCAGAGGAAGTACATCGTTTGCTCATCTATCTCCGCATGCAAGGCCAAAAGGACATAGAGGAAGACTTTGAGCAGCGCTGGGATGCGCTGAAGCCGAACACGTCCACACGGCAGACTGTTAGCCATTCCTCTTTCCCAATCTTGGAGCAGTTCGCCGATGATGCCCTGCGACAAGAGCTAGATGAAGTTCTGACTGTCACAGAAACGAGCAAAGGTCTCAGCTTTGAGTATGTTTGGGAGGCAGCCAAGCACGACCACTACGACGGCAACCACGGAGGTTCAGGCATGGACACGACACTGAACTACCACAGCATGTTCTTTCCCGTTTCCAGGGAAGACATCCAGGCTCATTTCCCAGATTCTTCAGCTGGGGCAGGAGGGACAGAAAGTGGGAACACTCCTTCGGGAGTTCCCGGGATTGTGCCGGTGTTTGATCCGCAAAAGTCATCCAACGGGAATGAATATTACATCCAACTGGAGGAACAAGGGGAGAGTGTCGTTGGGGAGGATGGAAATGAAGGACAAGACATGGGCTTTTCTACAAATCAGAAAGATTTTGTCGTTCTTCAGGACGCCCGTCTGGATGAGTCGAGCACAGATGCAGACTTTTTCCACCAGAGCATCGACTCCAAGGACTCGTATTTACCTGACAGCCACATCTGGTCGTCTCTTGAAAATGACAGTCCTTACCACACCAACATTTTCACTGAAGACGGATCAAAGCAGGAGGAATCTCCACCCTGGAGACAGAATTTCCTGGAGCTTCCAGAGCGCAGCGGGAACCCGTTCCACGAAGGCGCTTCAGAGGTCCAAGAAGTGAGGCCAAGTCAAAGCTTTGGGGGTTCTTTTTTAGAGGAGCCCCCTCACCTGTCCCGTTCgttggagggggaggggggggacacAGTTGAGAAGAGGCTTTTCAGCCCTGAGAAACTGGCCGACAACTATTCGTTTCTCAGAGACCAGAACCTGATGAAAGACTGCTCCAGCTTCCCAAGTTCCCAGCAGACTTTCCTTTTACCCGGCCTGGTCCACGAGCCAGAGGAAACGTTCAAAATGAATTCTTGGGACAACCTGGAGACTTCGGGCAGCTTAAACACAGCGGATGCATACTTCAAACCTGCAGCGAGTAGCACATTCTCAACACATGAACTTTCCGACTCTCGGAGTACCAGCTTGGAGCAGATTTACCAGTCTGTGGTAGGAAATGAAACTCTGGTGCCTTCCATTACAGTGGTCACAGACGATAACATGCCCGACCAGCTGCCCGTTAGAAACGGTTCTTCCACTGAAAGCCTCAATCTGCCGCAGTCTTCAGACAGATGTGTGGACTCTGGTTTTGATTCTACCTCAGAGAGGTTTGAGCCCATCATTACATTCTCTGACAGTGCCATTACGGACTCATTGTGCACAGATGCCAAAATTTCCAGCCTCGACGATGACCTCGAAGCCTCAAAGGCCATGGGAACCAAAATCTCCGACAACCTGCAAATTCACGCATCATCTTCAGAAAATGGACAGAATGAAGACCTAACAAGTAATGACCCGCTGAGCGAGCTGATTGAGGACGCAGACATAGATCTGGAAACGAATCTCTCTGATCACGAGGAGTCCTTCATGGAAAGTAATGGACATCCTCTTGTAAACTCTTCTCTCCTGGTTTCTGGTCCGTCTTTAGATCAGATCAGCCAGGACAGTCTGCTGGAGGACAGCATGTCTACCACCGCTCCAACTATGGACAACGCAGCTGAGACGCCAGACTCTTCAGACTCTCTGGACATCCACAGACTGGGAGAGCAGGGAGAGGAGCTAAACGCTCCGACAGCTCAAGACAAACTTCAGGCTCCGTATAAAATCTCAGACAGCGGGTATGAGACTGAGAACCTGGAGTCTCCTGAGTGGAACTCTCAGCCAAACGTGGAGGACAGCTCTCCTGTCAAAAATGGCATCGGCATTACCAAAGAAGAAGAGTCGGAGGAGCTCGCGGCTTCTGCAAATTTGGTTCCACCGAGAATAGTTATCTCAGAAGTAGAGGGTGGGTTAAACCCTCCCAGTGAGGATCAGCAGCCAGATCATGTAGCTCCTGCAGAGGAACCACTTATAGGTAGCAATTATCGAGACTCTGCGTACTTCTCTGACAATGAGTCCGAAACCGAGAAGAAGTCTGAAGAAATGCCAGCAGGAAACGCTGTTGAAGTCATGTGGTTGAGGAACTCTGAAAGTCCGACTCTGGAACACGACAAGGAAAGAGATGTGGACACGTTATTTTCTCAGCAAGACTCTTCTGTACGTGCTGACCAACTTTCTGAGCTTGGAGGCACGGCTGGTGTCTGTGCTGAGGAGATGCTTCCGGAGACGGCTTCGGGTGTCACAGAGAAACATCCGAGCGAGGTGGCAGAACCAATCAACAGCCACAGCGAAGATGAAAACGAACCAAAGCTCTTCGGCAACACAGTTCCAGACCAGTTGAGTCCATCCGAAGATCCAGAAGCCTCAACTCTGCCAGCCTCCGCCACCACATCAACCCCGGCACCGGAGGGCGCAGTTCACGCCAAGCTGACCAGGACGTACGCCACCGACATCCATAAAATCAAAGAGCCCGACGTGGAGGGGCGGTACCTGGGGAGGTGCGACGGCTCGGGCTTGGACGGACTGGAAGACGGCGTGGACGCCGACGAGGAGGACGAGAACAGCGACGACTCCGACGACGACATGCGTGCGTACCAGCTGCGCAGCTCCAGCTCAGAAAGCGAGGACGAAAGCGTGCACCCGGTGCCGATTATCATATCGGACGACAGCAGCGCGAAGAACCTGAAGAGCTTGTTGAAACCCACAACTCTGAACATCGAAGCGTCGTCTCCCCCGTTTTCTGAGAGGAGCAACGCCGAGAACTCCAGGAGAGCGGTGTCTTTCTTTGATGATGTCACAGTCTACCTATTTGACCAG GAGACCCCCACTAAGGAGCTCAGTGACCACTCGTTAGGCTCGAGCAGTCAGACGCCAGAGTTCAGCAGCCCGGTGTCCACGTCCAGCTACCTGAACCGCTTTGCTAACTCCGAAAGCTCAACAGATGAAGAGG GCGGAGGCTTTGAGTGGGACGATGACTTCACCTCCCCGGCGCCGGCCTTCCTGCCCAAGTCTGACAAGGAGCCCGTCTCCAAGGTGATTTCCTCTACGACCCCTGCACTCGGGCGAGTGCTGGAGCCCAGCTGGAGCGGCTCCTCGACGTACTCCCGCTTCTCCATCTCGCCGGCAAGCATCGCCAGcttctctctcacacacctCACCGACTCCGACATCGAACAAGGAG GAAGCAGCGAGGATGGAGAAAAAGACTAG